Part of the Lampris incognitus isolate fLamInc1 chromosome 1, fLamInc1.hap2, whole genome shotgun sequence genome is shown below.
GGAAAGATGTATTTGAATTAATTCAATTTCAATAACATCCATTATTTCCTTTTACCAAGTAGACGTGGCTCAATTATTTTCTCATGTGCCATGAATTGGGACTAAGTTTGCATCACGCAGGTTTAGGAGTAGTAACATGTCTCAGCCCTGAGACTGAGAGACCCCCTCCCTCGCCACGACAATACAGCGGCAAAAGCGAGAAGGTATAAgagatgattttgtttgtttgtgtcttgAGAAATAAGGAAACGGTTTCTCTCACAGAGTAGGATCGTGTCCACCCGGCCGTCAAGCATTACACGTTGCATGTGCCTGGAAGAGGGCAAGACATCACAAGTGTACTGCTTATGTGCAGTAGCTCTCAGTTCCCAGTCTTCAGGACACAACACCATTTAATTACAGGGACTTATTTCCACCTTGAATCCACAGTCAATGCAATTAGCTACCTGGTGGGATGGAAAACTGGCAGCACTCTGGATAGTGAGGGCCAGGAATGAGAAACACTTGAATAATTGTGCAGTAAAGTGCACACGGTCCTTTAGTAACTACATTTCCATTTAACTATTTTTACGCAAGGTTTGAGGTTGCGATTAAGAAAAACCAAATGGAAATGCCTCGGTAATGAAAACTCGTTAAATACTGCAAAAGATTTAGATTTTGTATGATGAGATTATATGATTAAGGTCAAtggaaatgttttgtttttttatttctagaGAGGCAAGCATTTCTTGTTTACCCCTCTGTtcttctgttgaatatttttgaTGATGCTGTCCCGACACTACTGTGGTCAATCTTTACAGGAGGGTGGTTAAATTGCTTAACACAACctaatgaaaataccactatgttGTATTTAAAAAGTCTTAACTTTACAAAAGGTTTGTGTGGATGGAAAAATGACTTCGGTCATACTCTCTGAATTTCCTGCTGTGGATTTTGGGGCGACTGGGGGGGCATGGCGGTGCCTGGATGATTTCCCGCTCCCCAGGCTTCTCTCTGTTcacgtctctctctccatctccctctctctccatttgtaTCATCACATGGCCCTCAGGCTGTTCCTCAGTGTTCCCTGTAGGACTGCTGATCTCATCTAAAATTGCAGAGGGACAAACGGTCAAATTATTTGTATTCAGAGGTTGATATGTAACACTGTCAGACATTTATGTTAAGTAAACACTAATAGCAGATAGTTTGTATTTAAAAccatcaaaggtgagaaatgttttgtatTCAAAAGTTTGTATTCATATGCTTGTTAATAATGTAGAGGGAAATTTCTGACAACTGTTCGGCAACTTTGTTATATTAGATATTTACTGAAGGAGTTCAAAACTGGCAGATGTCAATAAACATTCTGGGTATCAACTACCAATCCAGTTGAATTTGCTTGTCTTGCCTATTTTAATTTGCTGTCTTTATTTACATTGCATCAGCCAGATGGgtgttacacattggtggtggttgagacgAGTTCCCccacttcactgtgaagcgctttgggtatcaagataaagctctatataaatgtaattaattattatttttattatcattattactgaaTGACAGAGGTCAGCCCTACAGTTGAAAATATACATAAACCTCTTTCATTTCAACCAAACCAGACACCAACTGGTGTGTCACACATCAACATCTCTCTGGTTTAAGTTGGCCCAAGTTGTCATATTAGTGTGGTGTTGTGTTTTAATGAAAACATATATACGACTGTATATGGTCAGCGGTCACTGCTTCAGTTTGTTGTTTGATGTGGAGAATTGCTGGCCCTGACCTGTAGCGCTGGGTTGACACTGCTCTAGGGCTACAGGGTCATCGGCAGGTTCAGAATCTTTTTCAGGGAGAAGTCCTCTCTCCTCCAGCAAGCGATTccgcttcctctcttctctttctttcagaATGACCTGAACATTAAAGAGGAATACACACAAAAGAAAGATACTCTTACATGCTTACCTGTAAGTTACTATGTAAGTTCCATTACTAAGTTTCATattcagtcatccatcctttcctAAATACTAGAAAAGCAGCTCCAGTTTGTCATCCACAGTTCAACGCAATTAATGGAGCACAATTCTAAAATCCTTGTTcagtaggggaaaaaaaaaacactccatgGTTTAGCCAGtgcgtctgttttgggaacctcagaattgcatctctgctcttcgcagatgatttggttttgttggcttcatcagaacttgacctccagcgcgcactggggcggtttgcggctgagtgtgaaatggccgggatgagagtcagcaccttcaagtctgaggccatggttctctaccagaaaatggtggattgctccctccaggttggagatgagttgttgcctcaagtgaaggagttcaagtatctaggGGTCTTGTTCGCGAGTgaggggtaggatggagcgggagattgacaggcggattggtatatcatactccacctcattggcgaagagctgccacaggggatcccaatcctatacagaactgatggcaggctcttcaaccttaataggttcaaggccaagagaaaagtctgcaacaccatcatcatggagcttcagtatatAGATGACAACGCCATCGCAGCACACTccacagaagacctccaggacatgcTGACTGCCCCTGCCAAGGTATACAGACCCCTAGGTCTAGCATTatacatcaagaagacccaggttttatatcaacctccacccaaccagccatctacccagcccaccagaAAAGTGGACAGCAAAATTATTGAAAATgctgatcacttcccctaccttaacagccttctctcctcaaaagctgacattgacTCTGAGGTCACCCATCGCccgagttgtgccagtggtgcttACGCCAGACTAAGGAAAAGATTCTTTAAAgactgagacctaaaggcccaaacaaaactgttctacagagctgttgttctccccaccttGCTGTATGGagtagagtcatggaccacctacagcaggcacctgagagccctggaacaataccacctaagatccttatgaaagatcctgaggatcagctggaaggacagacacaccaacatcagtgttctggaagaagccaacatgactagcatcaccaccacaataatgcagcaccaactctgatggacaggccatgtcatccaaatgtccaacacatgtctccccaaacagaccatgtactcccagctgaagtaAGGCCAGTGAAACCCCAGCAGGCAAAATaaatgtttcaaggacaatatcaagactaGTCTGAAGAAATCCAATATCatatcgagcaactgggaacatgttgcactggataggcactcctggaagaaatccgtgcaggagggAGCAGCATGTCaggaaatggaactccactgtgccgctgagaaaaagcaacagcactgcaaggagagagagaaaaaggctcaccCACCAccatcaaccaccaccactttctccTGTCGACACTAcatcaaagtatgtggatcggcctttacagccatctgaagacccacaagtagacaacccaacagagaagacagtcatactcacttcgagtgaccgtcgatgatgatgatgtgtggtgGGGGCTCTAGCACACATACATTCATGACTGTGTGAGCAAAATGGACTAACCCTCTTCAGAGGTGTAGGTTTCTTGGCTTTGGGCACTTCTCTCTGTTTGCCCTTCTTCACCAAGGGACTGGTAGAGTCCAGGGGGTTGTGGGCAATTTTCTCCTGCTGCCAGGGCAGCTTTTTCTGGACTGGCAGTTGCTTATGGCCAACAGGCAGTGCACCACCGACTGCAATGACAGAGGAAACAGGAAATAAAGACTCACTCTGGACAAGGTTAAAATTCAACAGCCACATCTCTGTACAGATGAATTGGCAACCAGAGGCTCACACCACCAGATTATTAATTCAGTGTGACTTCCAAAAATACATTTGTAAAGAATGCTAAGAGGGTGGAAAGCCAACTCTGGGTGTGTCGCATCACTGTAAGATTATCAACAAATGTGTGAAATTGTTGTAGCAAGAGGTCTTACTTATAGTGGAAGAAAATGTGCAAACATAGCCAGATGAGAAAACTAACTGATGGATAGATTTATGAAACAGCAGTTATACTgcgtaagaaagaaagaaagaaagagggagtgcTCTGTGGACAAGAAAGAtagataaaaaaatatatataaagaaaaagaGGGAATGCTCAGTGGACACAGGGGCTAGGACACCTGCTCTCTTACCTGAAAGGATGACTGGCTTAGCATCCTGCTTGGCTTTCTGAGATTGTTGCTTTTTTTCAAGGACAGCCAACATGTCCCCAATGTCCAGCTGGACAGGAACCTTGCTCTTCTTCCCTGAAGCCTTCTCAGCTTTCTAGCAGAACAGCGACAACCAAGAATGGTCACATGGCCAAGATACACATCTCAGTCCATTTGAACGCAAAAATGAACACCAACCTGTCCAATCTTAGATGTCtctgtgggtaaaggttttgctATGGATGCCTTCTCCTTGTTTTGGTCACCTGACTGAGGCTGAGATCCTTCTCTTTGGTTTTCCTACATAAAATACATGTTCAATGATTTGTTTGATGGAACTTCTGCAGTCAAATTCCTTCACAGGGGGTCACGAGGGAATGGTCAGCTACAGACAAGCGCCAATGAACTGGTAGATACTCTTGTGTCTTGCTCAAAACATGTTGACCATTGATTTTCTCTTGATAATTTCATATTTGCCATTTCCATGCTTGTTCTATTTGAATCTGAatgtcacttttttttaaataaatttatttctgatttttcccttttttctcccaatttagtggccaatcaatccttattttagttcaaacacccaccctcgtaccgcatgcgttcgccaactgcatctcaccggccggcagtctcaaaggagatgcctcgccgctttcgtgacaaggcgaatccaggccgaaccactgctttttccgacacacacagagacgcattcatgtgacgaacacaagccgactctgcccccctcccgaagacagcgttgccaattattgctgcttcatcgagtccagccatagtcggatctgacgagaccggggcgcgaaccctggtccccagtgggcaactgcatcgacacaaagccgatgcttagaccgctgaaTGTCACTTTTAATGTTTTGTAGTATTTTTGTCAAACCATTATTGTATTTTAACGGAATTGTAAAATAAGCTACACTGCATTCTCATAAACGATGGCAAACAAACCATAGCCTAATCAGTTATGCATGAAGCACAATGGATGGAGAGACAACAAACAGACTTTACCTCATTGCATAGTTTTCCTATATTGCTGCTGGTTGGCAACCTAGGGGCCCCAGCTAAAGCAAGAGCCAAGTTTGGGAATTCCTCTTCATCCTAGGAAAATAGGGACTTGGATAATAAAATAATTTCTTGTCTGGCAGTGGTGGCAGTTTCATGTCACCACAAAGAGATGTCGGGTTTACCTCAAACTTTGGAGGCTCCTGTTGAATTGTCGGCTCATCTGGCTGGCCATCTGCATCTTCACCGGCATTCttgggcttcttcttttttttccgccGCTTTTTTTTGTCAGATGTTCCCTCCTCTTGTGGAGCAGATGTTTCCTCCTtccaaaatgtaaaaaagaaagaggGGACAATTTCCTAAAATCACagggtgggatttttttttaatggctgcTTGTTTCGAACCACTAAGTTTATAAGCCATTCCTTTATACCTTTCCATAACAGAAGAGGTCCAACCTCAGTAGACAAAGGCAAACAGACAGAACAACAAGATAGACGGGCAAACAAATGGACAACAAAGCAAAACATGATGGTTGGTAACTGATAAAAGTATCTGGTAAACCAGACGAAACCCACCAGCACCAGGGTGGCAGTAATTTCCCCATCCCTGAAATCATACACtaattccagttcttcttgtcATATTGATAGGGCACATGTAAACATGGATTGGGAGCACTTGTACCTTGGTGCTggtgttgatgattgtcttctcTTTTGGCACAGGTTGTTTTGGAGGCTGCGAGGCAACATTAGCCCAGGAAGTCACTACAGATCCAGAGCCAACAGTCAGGGAGGAAGCCCCAGGCGGCTGCCCTGTTCACATCATACTTGAGGGTTACTATCTGGAGTATGAACAGCAGTTTTTCAGCTATCATAAAAATGATAACAGGAATTTTCACTCCACCTGGTGGGATGCCAAATGAGACAGGACTCGCATCACAAGCATGCTGATGGGAGTCAGGCTTTGAAGTGGTTCCTTTCCTGGCAGGCAACGTCTGTGCATGAAAATAATAAATTGGTACCAAATTCATCAGCACTCACAATTAGCATGCTAAACATTCATGCTCCCACATCAAAGCTGACCCACCTTCTCAGCAGATACTGGTCTCTGGACCTCAAGGCTCTGAGACTGAGGTGGTGGCCCCCAGAAAGCTTTTGCCTGAACTGAAGCTGCTGTGTTGCATGGTGCAACAACTGCTAACTCAGGAAAATCTGACATCTTCACTTCAAATTTGACTGGTTCGGCTTGTGCCGATTTGGATCTCCCGACAAAGTTTGGGGCAGATCTGGCACCTCTAAAACCTGTGGCCAAATGACAAGCAAAACCAAAAATTAGCTTAATTTATCGAACTATCACTGGTGGCAAGCCATTGTGATTAGTACAaccattcatttttttttcattctccaaatcgcttatccttactcagggtcgcaggggatgctggagcctatcccagtagtcattgggcagcaggcagggagcatagacattcacacctagggacaatttagtatggccgattcacctgacctgcatgtctttggactgtgggaggaaaccagagcacccggaggaaacccacgcagacacagggagtacatgcaaaccccacacagaggatgacccgggacaacccccaaggttggacaaccccgggagcTTGAaaccaggaacttcttgctgtgaggcgaccgcgctaaccactgtgccgccattagTACAACCAATATGAGACAAAGACGATGTTCAACTGACATGTTTTCAATAAATTATAATCTGCCTTCTAGGTGCCAGGAATCATTCTGGAAAATAACCACTCATAAAAGAAGCTTCTACTTGTATGGTGTGTTGTAACTACCTCTTTTTGGCATATCCACAAATTTCAATCCTGTGATTTTGTCCTTAGAATGACTCAGCGGGTTACTGTTTTGTTTTGATGTCTGTTGAGAAAGACGACAAGAAGATCAAATGTTATTTCACGACAATGGTCAACTTTCTGATGTTTTCACTGCgtcagatgaggaaaaaaaaaatcaaaccaaccCTCATCTGTGAATCCCCTAGGGACCTCTCTCTACGTGGGTAGGTAATACCGTTAGTGGTCTGCCTTTCATGCCGGCTGTTACTGTAGCCATGTTTGGTTGCAATATCACCCCTTCTTCCTGTTGGCACCCCATCGGCAGTCAACGGCCTCTGCTTTGGGCTTGGAAGTGCCAGACTCAAAAGGTAAACACAAAGAGATACTTGACTTCACAACAAGCATGTAGGGCTGCAACATGAATAAGGAAGTATGTGACATAAATGACTGAAAGCAGTTGAAGGTgggttgtttgggggggggggcagtcacgTGTTCTTACCCTCTTGAGCTCTGGTCGCCCACATGAAGATTTGGTACCCTCAGTGGGGGTGATGAGGCTGTGGTTAGTTCCCCATGCTCCATCTTCTCTTGCCTTTGAGGTTTAGAGACAAAAGGCTGGGCAGCGGGGGACAGTTTGCTCtcctgaaagaaaaaaacaagcgTAAAACAAGATAAGGGATCTTAAGAGTGGCTTGCTCTGCTCATAAGAACTAACATTTTGTACATGGTGACAAAATTATGTCCATCCTGATGGTGCTGTCTTGATCCACAATTCAAGCCATGCTCTACTCCTGTTCATGTCAACGGGCTGGTTTGGCTGTGGGGGTATAAGTTTATCTTAACGTTGCACAAGTAAACAGGTCACAGCTTGTGAGTGTTGTTTTTACCTGTCCGGAGTTGTATTGTGAAATAGTAATTCAGTTGGCAGGTGCGCTGAACTAATCGGTTCACTCTGGAAGTCAGGTTCGCGTCAACTTATTTAATGCCGGTTTGACAAGGTTAAATTAGTATTATCTGGACAATTAGCATTAGCTAACGAGGTTTGGCGTTTTGCTAACGGCAACTGAACGAACCGAGACCCCCACGGCTAACGTCGGCAGTAGTTCGTTAACCTACCTTGTCCATTTTCAGCTTTTTCCGTTCATAAAGTACAAGTCTCACCGTCGGTCTGTCCTTCGTTCGAGCTTCGACGCATTGTGAGACTGACTGCGACCGCTGGCGTTTAGCAGAGTGGTGCGCTACCTAAGGTGAAGCCAAGCAGCGGGCTAACAGGGCTAAACTAACGGCTACCTGTTAATGCGGCTACTCTCGTCTGTGGACTCCAGCACGAACAGCTGATGTTTACAGCGGCGTGCGACTCGTCGGGAATTCCCACAGCGTCACCGTGTGGCGGGACGGCTTCAATTCCAATACTCGTCTtcgggacgcgatattatgaaccctacatagccctcgccaaaatcccgtaccctgtcccaaatctcgcgaacggacgccggatttccgctgcgttgctaaggaaacaatcaactatcaactcggtgcgaagcaaagctaacgttagctaccttcaattttgtaattttgtatttttcgcaattttggacagctggctgcttttgtaattttggactgctggctgtcaacaacagaacggaggtaagtaacgttagttgtctgaaaatgaacatacatctaataaatagactttctcacatttaagaaagctgatcagtaagttgttacctgtgtataaatgtaaaagtcatattactacaatataggagctcgttttgtttgtagtcatgataaggggtgaagtatcctatgctcaaacgtggagcaagcaaagattgagttaaaaacgttaatgttgattgtggataacttagacaggttaaattgtgggtgtacagcgtttccttgatgagcgcctaccccataacaacatattttcgcgttgctacggtggcgcacacgtgacaaagccagaaacgggattttggcgaggcctatgtagggttcataatatcgccttcGGGACAGACCCTTCACACTTTCAGTAGCACCGACACCGGAGAGAACGGAAGGCGGCTGACGGTGCGCCCCTAGTGGTTCAGCGGCATATGCCGATCCCTAGAGCGGTGTGCTGCTCATGTTCCACCGGCACATACCGTTTCGTAACGGCAGGGGCCGCTTGACAGTGGCAGGCCACTGTCATAGGAAGTCACACTGACTGTCACACCAGCACCGCCCCGTGATGCACAGGCAAATTTAATGGCAGTGGGCTAGTTTTACAAGTACTGCCgtaaatgtatatatattttttctgtcATTATTGATGATGtaaaggttgacggacgagatcaggcaggagtctccgtggactgtgatgtttgcggatgacattgtgatctagtgagagtagggtgcaggttgaggggagcctggagaggtggaggtatgcactgggagaagaggaatgaaagtcagttggagcaagacggaatgcttatgcgtgaatgacagggaggacagtggaatggtgaggatgcaaggagtagaggtgacgaaggcgtatgagtttaaatacttggggtcaagtgtccaaagtaacggggagtgcagaagagagctgaagaagagaggcaggcagggtggagtgggtggagaagagtgtcaggagtgatttgcaacagaagggtaccagcaagagttaaagggaaggtttacaagatggtagtgagaccagctatgttatatggtttggagacggtggcactgacgaaaagaccggaggtggagctggaggtggcagaagtgaagatgataagattttcattgggagtgacgaagaaggacaggattaggaatgagtatattagagggacagctcaggttggacgatttggagacaaagcaagagaagcaagattgagatgttttggacatgtgtggaggagagatgctgggtatattgggagaaggatgctgaagatggagatgCCAGGCAAGAGGGAAAcggggaggccaaagaggaggtttatggatgtggtgagggaggacatgcaggtaggtggctggtgtgac
Proteins encoded:
- the LOC130118946 gene encoding selenocysteine insertion sequence-binding protein 2-like, which encodes MDKESKLSPAAQPFVSKPQRQEKMEHGELTTASSPPLRVPNLHVGDQSSRGLALPSPKQRPLTADGVPTGRRGDIATKHGYSNSRHERQTTNGITYPRRERSLGDSQMRTSKQNSNPLSHSKDKITGLKFVDMPKRGFRGARSAPNFVGRSKSAQAEPVKFEVKMSDFPELAVVAPCNTAASVQAKAFWGPPPQSQSLEVQRPVSAEKTLPARKGTTSKPDSHQHACDASPVSFGIPPGQPPGASSLTVGSGSVVTSWANVASQPPKQPVPKEKTIINTSTKEETSAPQEEGTSDKKKRRKKKKKPKNAGEDADGQPDEPTIQQEPPKFEDEEEFPNLALALAGAPRLPTSSNIGKLCNEENQREGSQPQSGDQNKEKASIAKPLPTETSKIGQKAEKASGKKSKVPVQLDIGDMLAVLEKKQQSQKAKQDAKPVILSVGGALPVGHKQLPVQKKLPWQQEKIAHNPLDSTSPLVKKGKQREVPKAKKPTPLKRVILKEREERKRNRLLEERGLLPEKDSEPADDPVALEQCQPSATDEISSPTGNTEEQPEGHVMIQMEREGDGERDVNREKPGEREIIQAPPCPPSRPKIHSRKFRDYCSQVLSKDVDECATALLKELVRFQDRLYQKDPMKARMKRRLVMGLREVLKHLKLRKVKCVVISPNCERIKAKGGLDEALHTIIDTCREQGVPFVFALSRKALGRCVNKAVPVSLVGIFNYDGAQDHYHKMIELSSEARRAYEVMVENLEQADHEESPNELQPSTEEQPCPDATQPEEPEYIKLWKKMLEKDSNHKFLNFEEQLRAMHLVTDSQQFDVDEGS